In Phyllopteryx taeniolatus isolate TA_2022b chromosome 5, UOR_Ptae_1.2, whole genome shotgun sequence, the DNA window caaaaaacaaaaaagtggtaTTTTCAGCTACATTTTGCCGCTTTCTCGCAATGCTGTTTCAGGGAAGCAATTCCGGATGGCTCCAGCGGTAACCAGTTTGTCATATTTGATGATGTACCTCTGTACTGGGACGCTTGGGATGTAATGGACTACCATCTTCAGACAAGGTGCGAGTCATTGCTATTACACCCACTTGCCTGTGTCATTCTCAGTGACCTCAAAAAGTAAACTGACCTACCTCCACCATAGGCTTCCTGTGGTGGAGGTGCTGCAGCCTGCCCATGTGCTGTCATCACATGAGCTCAGAGGAAGTGTTAGCTTCACACTAAGGATCAGTGACAAGAGCACAGTCACGCAGGAGATCGTGATGGACGCCATGTGTCCCTACATTAAGTTCAACACGCAGGTACACTCTCTCATTGGACATAGATAGACTTGAAGCCAACACTTGGGAACTCTACAGGGTGCTCATTAAGTCTTGTTATAATTTGACAAATCTCTCCGTAAATGTCTTGCGCCATGAACGAATTGAACAAACCATGGATGTCTTCCCTACTCGATCCTGTAGTTACTGTGTCTGCATATCCCATTTTATTGACACATCGTGCCTTTTCTCGGGTCGTAACCATTATTTTAGGGTTTATGTAACAGAACGTATTTTATTAACAGGGTACCTGAAATACACAAATGCAATAACCACTGACTGCGTACGTAAAAACAAATCTGATTAACATATCTTTTGAACTGCTTTTGTTATACATTTTTGCAATTGTAAAGAGACTTTGTAGACACCCTGTATATTACACAATGTGTCTACAGGTTAGAAATAGTGTTACGTATGTTCCCAGGTGAACTGGGCTGAATCACACAAGTTTCTAAAGGTTGAATTCCCAGTGCGAGTGCACAGCCCCAACGCAACATATGAGATCCAGTTTGGGCATCTGCAGAGACCCACGCACAGGAATACATCATGGGACTGGGCCAGATTTGAAGTATGGTACACATGAATGCACAATATTGACAAACTCATTGGGACATATAACATTATACTGACAGGAAGTAAAAATGGGATAAAAtcttggccttctgaaaagtttGAAGCATACAATTGTACATAGTCTTTATTAGTCTAAATTAGCATCCAATCCAATCCTCTGATTGAAGAATTAACCAACTAAGAGGGTTGTCCCAACACCTTTGTAGATATACCATGACAAAACACGAACTAGTTTAATTTAAGTATGCCGAATTGTGGTCCTTCTCTTCTCAGGTTTGGGGTCACAAATGGGCTGATTTGTCAGAGCACAATTTTGGAGTGGCTCTGCTCAATGACTGCAAATATGGCTATTCGGTCCATAAGAACACAATGACACTCTCTCTGTGAGGCCATGCACAGCTTGTATGAAATCATGCTTAGTCTTATTCAGATTGAATCATTGTATGATGCTTCTACATCTTTGTCTCAGGTTGAGGGCACCTAAGGCTCCAGATGCCAACGCTGATATGGGGACACATCATTTTACCTATGCAGTCATGCCACACacaggtttattattatttgtttttcctttttgagtTTTGCTCTTTTAAAGCTTCAGTGttaacatattttgcattatAGGCTCCTTCCAAGATGCCGCAGTCATCCAGTGCGCATACAACCTCAACTTCCCTTTGAGGTTAACACCGTGCTCCCCGGAAACGGCCCCATGGAGTGCCTTTTCCGTCAGCCCTGCCAGTGTTATCCTGGAGACAGTAAAACAggtttttaatattaatttaatgttCAACTTGGCCTGTGAGAAGTGAGTGCTAGGCCCGCTGATTGTCATGTAACACAACAGGCTGAGGACAGAAAGGGAGCCCTTGTGGTCAGACTGTATGAGGCTCACGGCGGCAGCGTGATAGCGACCCTCCGCTCGACGCTTCCTGTCAAGGAGGCCTGGCAGTAAGTGACCTCGGATGGCTCTCTTCCATTTTTAATACGTAGTAAAAATATAGATATGTTGAATACAGTTTTCCCTTTCAGTTGTGATCTTCTAGAGCAAACAGACACTGCTGAGCCTGTACGTGTGACTGCAGATGGAATCACTCTTAACTTCAGCCCTTTTCAAGTCAGATCAATTCTGCTTGTTGTTAATGCATAATATTGTGATGTGATAATGAAAAGCAATAGAATGAACCTGGTGAACTGTATGAATGAATTATGTAATTTTGCATTGTACTTTAAAACATTCCAATGACAACTCTGTAGAAAAAAGTTTGATGAAAACCACATCATGAAATAATGAAGGAAGTGCCAAGTTAGCTTGATTGCTTATGCAAATTAGCCTCACCTTCAGTCTACTCATCTCTGTCAAGGCTGTTTGGTACAATATGGCTAACTcaacaaattaataaaactgCAGTCAAATTTGTGGATGAATTGTGTAATTTTTGGTggtactttatttaaaatattccaATGAACTATTgttaaaaatagttttattaaaatataaaggAATAAAAGCAGTATTTCAAAACAGtgatgtctttttgtttttactgcacATTTTGTCTTGCCAGTCTACCGCTACGCCTCTGAGAACCTGCAAAAAAGAGAGATGAgtttacaatacagtattttaatagtTCTAAAATGTCCTTTGGAGTACGTTAACCTTCTGCTGGCTTGTTATTGTCTGTCGTTTTCCTCCGTGCCGGTGATTCGTGTTTTACAGTTCTTCGGGGTGTGGCATTTTTTTGAGGCACATCCTTTTCTATCTTTGCCGCTTTGATTTCCTTTTTGAccgtttttttcttccctgtgCTTTCAGATTGTGTCCTAGCCCcctatgatgtaaaaaaaaaaaaaaaacaaacaaaaaaaaccagacaTTTCACTTGTAAGTAGACTAATTACCAATTGAACAACTGAAGATGTTGATTCATACCTTTTTCTTGTCGTTGTAATCAtggtcatctttttttgttctctttttcgTCTTTGGTGATTTAAAATCTAGTGTATGAGAAACGATGGAACACATGGAGCTTTCTCTGCCTTGCCCAGTTTGTTATGTCAGAGATTTACCTTTAGGGGCCATGGGGCCTGGATCGCCctagaataataaaaaatatttgctattaGTATCACCAATGCTACAAATCATGCAGAATAGGACATGTGATCACCTACTTTGAACCACATAGTCCTGCCATTGTGGTCTCGTATCGACGTCATTCCGTCCACATAGTAACACTGCAGCCAGGCCTCAAAGTCAGAGTAGTCCGCCTTCTCCGGATCATAGCCTTTGCCACCTACCGTGTTAATAACAAGAGCCTTTTTGTTCTGCTTCAAGATTAACTTCTAAATCCTGATTAAGAGTGAACCTAAATCAGACAGTGACGTCATTGTTGCCCACCTAAATGGACCACCTCCAGTGGAACTGTGTGACACATCCTGAGCAGGTCAGCACTCTCATCTTTCACAGTGATCTTTTCAGCTCTCTTCACAGTCTAGAGCACAGAGCGAGACATTGTTGGATGTTGAAGCATTTAAACGTGTggcgggggaaaaaagtgtttctgctcACCTTTTTGTTCAAGGTCTCAATCATCACAGGCTTCTCGTCTTCACAAGCATCCTCTGACTCAAGGCTTTCAAGCACAGCACGGGCAGGCACGAAGGGTGGGATGTTTAACCTACAAACAtacacatttccaaaaacaggAGGTCATTTGTCAACAGCGCTATGCTTTTCTAATTACAGGTTTCTATGCAAAGTGATCAACTGGTAATTCATCTATCATAAAAGTTATACATCTCACGGGTTTCCCTATCTCGAGGACAAAATCTGCTTTCAGTATCCAAGTTAAATTTATTATCATTCAAATTGTTTCTTATGCAGCAGGCCCTTTGACCCTTATGTTTAATGGCTTCTTTTTTCTCAAGTATTGCAAAATTACTACATACTGTCAGGCATAGCTGATGTAATGCTGCAAGATTAAATAGTTCATTAGTTACCACCTatgaaagggatttttttttcactgtcagATTTAATTGTCtgctttgaaattattattacactataaagggaggtgcaaaagtATGTATTCAGTTGTAAAATTGTGTATATTGACTTTACAATGTACCttctttattcatttcttttatatttattttcaggtAACCCAGGCTGGTAATTTAACCAACAAATGTTGAAAACCTTTGACAAAAATGGGCTGAAATTTTTGATACACCCCCTCCAAATAAATTTGATCAAACCAGAACGGTCTGTAAAGTGCCAAAGAGTAGgcaaataatcaaatgtttCTACCTGTGAAAATGGATaaagataaataataaaagaatgtgGAAATACTGTACTCTTAAAACTGTACACCTACTATTGGACACCCTTGTATAATTTATATAGcatggaaaagttgatttatttcagtagcTCAATCCAAAAGTGAGACTGatagtatatactgtagattcaGAACACATAATATATCCtgattttat includes these proteins:
- the neil1 gene encoding endonuclease 8-like 1 → MPEGPELHLAGLFVNKMCEGVLFAGPVRKSEVSKSPDVAFACEAYRISAASRGKEVKLMLTPIKCDDTKAKKTQQPMDIVFRFGMSGFFRFTAEDELPKHAHLCFYTKDKPCRVLSYVDARRFGSWQPHGTWQSDRGPCIMFEYKSFRENVVSNLSDRAFDRPICEVLLNQKYFNGIGNYLRAEILYRLNIPPFVPARAVLESLESEDACEDEKPVMIETLNKKTVKRAEKITVKDESADLLRMCHTVPLEVVHLGGKGYDPEKADYSDFEAWLQCYYVDGMTSIRDHNGRTMWFKGDPGPMAPKDFKSPKTKKRTKKDDHDYNDKKKGARTQSESTGKKKTVKKEIKAAKIEKDVPQKNATPRRTVKHESPARRKTTDNNKPAEGSQRRSGRLARQNVQ